The sequence AATCACCACGTGGCCTTCCGTGTGGAGAATGATGAGATCCTGATGAAGTTCCGTGAGAAAGTGATGAAGAAAGGATTGAACATCACACCGAAGATTGACAGGGATTATTTCTTCTCTCTTTACTTCAGAGAGCCAGGTGGCGTGTTGTTTGAATTAGCAACAGATAATCCAGGTTTTACTGTGGATGAGCCGCTGGCAGAACTGGGGCAGGATTTGAAATTGCCTGCACAGTACAGGGCGATGAAAGATGAAATTGAGAAGGTATTACCCGCTTTAAAATAAATAATATTGGCAGGGGATAGTTGTTGATCAGGTAATCCTTTATTATTGGAAGGTACTACCTGATTAGCAAATATTCCCTCCTTTAAAACAATTTTTATGGAGGAAGTTGTAATCAGACTTAACCAGAAAAATCATGGTGCTTTTTACCTGATGCTGGATAACGAACAGGTAGGTGAGATGATGATTGGGATTGATGGAGAAGTGCTTACTGCCTTTCACACTGAAATACATCATACACAGGAAGGTAAAGGACTGGCCAAACACCTGCTGAATGCGATGGTAGCTTATGCGAGGGAGCATAAACTGAAGGTAAGACCTTTGTGTATGTATGTACTGGCACAGTTCAAAAGGCATCCGGAAGAATACGCAGATATCTGGTTGCAGCAATAAAGAACAGTTATGAAAAAGGATACCCTTTTTCATCAAAAAAGGAGATAATAATGACGCATCAGAAAAATATAGTGACGGCAGGAGTGCCGCTCACTCAGGCAAAGAAGGCCCTGATCATGATACATGGACGTGGGGCGAGTGCACAGGACATCATTTCCCTGGCTACTTATCTGAATGTAGGCGATTATGCATTGCTTGCCCCTCAGGCAAGTGGGCATACCTGGTATCCTTATTCATTTATGGCGCCGGTGGCGCAGAATGAACCGGGATTGAGCAGTGCTATTACGGTGTTGGAATCTATTGTAGCCGATGTAATTGCCGCAGGCATTCCGGCAACCAACATCTACTTTATGGGCTTTTCACAAGGGGCCTGTCTTACGCTGGAATACGTAACCCGTCATGCACAGCAGTATGGTGGCGTGGTGGCTTTCACCGGTGGTCTGATTGGCGCTTCGCTAGAGATGTCTAATTATAACGGAGACTTTGCCGGCACACCAGTGTTCATCGGCAGCAGCGATCCGGATATGCATGTACCGGTGACAAGGGTTCGTGAGAGTGAAACGATCATGAAAACAATGGGCGCGGATATTACTGTAAAAGTGTATCCGGGTATGGGCCACACCGTGAGTCAGGATGAGGTGGAAACCGCGAATGCATTGGTATTTAAGTAAGCCCGGGAGCCACTTGTACAGGTTCCTCCTGGTATTAAGTAAGCTACATGATATACCCTGGTATTTAAATCCTCCTTTACGGTTTTTTATACATCGTGCTCCTTACCTTACTGAGAAACTCTGGTGATACACCAATATATCGCGCTATCTGGTGTTGAGGTACCCGCTGTACGACTTGAGGGTATTTGTCAATAAAAGCCAGATAGCGCTCTTCTGCAGTCTGGGTAAGAGTTGCATAAAAGCGTTGTTGCATTACACCCAGTGAGCGCTGTACCAATATACGAAACACCTTTTCAAAGGCAGGGATCACATCAAATAGAATCTTCTTATTTTCAAAATTGATGACGAGCAGCTCACTATCTTCCAGCGTTTCTATGTTCTGTGAGGAAGGCTGTTGTTCCGAAAAAGAGCTGAGGTCACTGACCCACCACCCTTCTACAGCAAAGTTCAATATCGTCTCTGTACCGCTTTTATCTACATAATAGGTACGGATACATCCTTTCAGGATGAATGCTTCAAACTGACAGATCTCCCCTTCTCTAAGCAGGAATTGTTTCTTCTTTACCTTTTTGAATTCCAAAAGGGAATGAAAGATTTCAGTTTCCTCGGAAGTGAGTTTTATGTATTTCGAGACGAACTGGTCAAGTGCTTCAAACATGAGGCAAATTTAAACCACCCCGGCCAGATTACGCATATATTCAGTAGGAGTTTGTCCGGTAATCTTTTTAAAGTACGGGTGAAAATTTAAATACCCTTTAAAAAAGTATTCGCCTTTGGGTGAATGCTTTTTTTTCGTGTGTGGATGGCCTGCGGCAGGCCAAAAGAGATTAATTTTACTCATTATATAAATTATTTATTTTACTAATAAAAACCAATCCTGTAATTATTCGTCCATTTAAAAACATCATCTTAGTATATTTATCACATATTATTGATATTGCAGTGTAATAAATAAGTTCCGCATGGCCTCTATAACGAATAGAAAGTACACCCGGTTAAAATGGATCATCCCAGCCTGTGTGATTGGAATTTGCTCGATTTTCGCCAGTCTGCCGATAGATGGGCTGCCTGAAAAGGTAATGAAAGCGCTGGAAGAATTTGCCAAACGTAATCCGCAGGAGAAAGTCTATCTGCATGTAGATAGAGATTATTATGCTACCGGAGAAACCATCTGGTTCAAAGCATATGTGATGTTGCAGAACCAGCCTTCCCTGACCGCGACCAACCTGTACGTGGAATTACTGGATAAGAAAGGAAGTATCGCAATGAAAAAACTGCTGCCTGTGGGTGGCGCTGGTGCATCCGGCAATTTTGTGCTACCGGACACCCTTCCTGCAGGTAACTACCAGCTCCGTGCCTACACCGCCTGGATGCTCAACTATGACACAGATTACCTGTTTTATAAAAATATTGCCATCTACGATAGCCGCAAACGTAATGCTTTGCAGAAACTGGATACTAGTACCGCGATCGTAAGCAACGACTTCTCTGTACAGTTCTTTCCCGAAGGTGGTAGCCTGATGAACGGTGTAAGCAGCACCGTGGCATTCAAAGCCCTCAAGGCAGATGGCTATCCTGCAGAGGTAGATGGTAAGATCGTAGATAGTAAAGGTAAAGTAGTGGCACAGATCAAATCAGAACACGATGGCATGGGTAGTTTTGACCTGGAACCTGCCAAGGGACTAACTTACAAAGCACAGATGCAGAGTGCGGACGGCAGCAGCAAGGAATTTACCCTGCCAGCGGCCAGTGGCAAAGGCGCCATGCTGAAAGTGTTCAACCGGGGGGCGCGCATTTTTTACCAGACCACCCTCGCCAATACCCTGGATACTGCGTACGATGAACTCATGGTCTTTGCACAAATGCAGCACCAGATGGTATACCGGGCCATGCTGAAAGTATCTGAAGGCCGTATCAGCGGTTTTATCCCAACCAACCAGCTGCCTAGTGGCATCCTGCAGATCACCCTCTTCAACAGTCAGGGGGTACCATTGTCTGAAAGACTGGTATTTGTTCGCAAGAACGATCAGCTGGACCTAAGTCTGCAAAATGCTAACATCGGAAGGGAAGAAAGAGAAAAGAGCACCATTGAGCTGCTGGTACCTGAGAGAATGGCCACCAGCCTCTCCGTTTCTATCACAGATGCCGATAAGGTTCACCCGGCAATTGACGAGAACAACATCGTCTCCAACATTCTGCTTACATCTGACCTGAAAGGATATATTTATAATCCTTCCTGGTATTTCAAAGATACTTCCGCCACTACCCTGCATGCACTGGACCTGGTGATGCTGACCCATGGATGGAGAAGGTTCGTATGGAACAAGATCCTGAACGATACCATGCCGAATATCCGCTATCCTTATGAGCAGGGTATCCGTCTGAAAGGTAGTGCGTATGCCAATAATGGTAGCATTGTAATGGCAAATGGAAAGGTAGATTTCATTATCAAGAACCCGCTGGATAGCACCACCTCTTTTGCATCTGCACCTACAGATAATAAAGGAGACTTTGTGCTGGATGGTTTACAGTTCATGGATACAGTGAACATCTTCTACCAGGGTAATGATAAAATGAAACGATATAGCAATGTGATTGTGAAATTCAATAACCACTTCTTTGACAACAGTGTACCGGTGAAGACCCCGTATGCAACGAAGAACCCAGTGGTAATGGATGCCAATATGCTGAGCGCTTACCTGAATACGGCGTATGAGAATGGTCGTATCGCCAAGTCAATCGCCAGCCGTTCTATATTGCTGAAAGAATTTAATGTAACAGAGCGTAAGGTAACACAGGTACAGACCACAGAGAGTCGCTATGTATCAGGTATGTTCACGTCTGACAATGGATATAGCTTTGACCTGACAAAAGAAACGCCGACTGCGCTGAACGTATTCCAATATTTACAGTCAAGAGTAGCAGGATTGCAGATCACAGGGGATTATAACAATCCAAGTATGACGTGGAGAGGTGGTACGCCTACCCTTTACCTGAATGAAATGCCAACAGATAAGAGTATGCTGGCCACGATCAATATCAATGATATTGCGCTGGTAAAAGTATTCAGACCTCCGTTTATGGGCGGTGTCGGTGGCGGCTCCAATGGTGCGATTGCGATTTACACCAAAAAAGGTGGTGATAATCAGGGTGCAGATGGTGTGAAAGGATTTGAGCTGTACAGAAAAGCAGGTTATAGCATTGTGAAAGAGTTCTATGCTCCTGATTATAGCCAGCGTAAGGAAATTTACAGTCTGCCTGATAAACGACTCACACTGTACTGGAATCCAAATGTAGCGATAGATTCTATTACGCATACGGCGACATTGACTTTCTACAATAATGATATTCCTTCTTCACATTTTAGAGTAGTGGTAGAAGGGATTGGAGAAGATGGAAGAGTGGGAAGAGTTGAACAGACTTACTAAGGTTTGATATCTTTTTAAATAGTAAAAACCCTTTGCATTTCGCAGAGGGTTTTTCTTTTAAATTAGGATATGAAATACAATTTACTGGGCCATACCGGCCTTAAGGTATCAGAGCTTTGTTTAGGTACTATGACCTTTGGTGGCAAGGACAAAGGCATATGGACCGCTATCGGGCAAGTGGAGCAGGATGGGGTGAATGAGTTGATAAAAAGCGCGGTAGATGCGGGAATCAATTTTATTGATACTGCAAATGTATATTCAGAAGGGCTGTCTGAAGAGCTGACAGGAAAGGCGATCAGGCAGCTGGGGTTGGATAGGGATGAATTGGTGATAGCAACGAAAGTGAGAGGGAGAATGGGGCCTGGACCGAATCAGGTAGGGTTGACGAGGAAGCATATTTTGCAGCAGGTGGATCAGAGTTTGCAAAGGTTGCAGATGGATTATATAGACCTTTACCAGATACATGGCTTTGATCCGGTGACGCCATTAGAAGAGACGCTGAGTGCACTGGATACGCTGGTGAAGAGTGGTAAGGTGCGCTATATCGGTGCGAGTAACCTGGCAGCGTGGCAATTGATGAAAGCGTTGTCTTATTCCCAATATAAAGAGGTAGCTCGTTTTGTTTCTTTACAGGCGTATTATACCATTGCGGGAAGGGATCTGGAAAGGGAGATCGTGCCTTTGTTATTAGATCAGCAGGTAGGATTGATGGTGTGGAGTCCGCTGGCGGGAGGGTTATTGAGTGGGAAGTATAAGCGGGATCAGCAGGGGCCGGAGGGGTCGAGGAGAGTGGCATTTGATTTTCCACCGGTGAATAAGGAGAAGGCGTTTGATATATTGGATGTGATGCAGGAGATAGCGGATAGTAAGCAGGTTTCTGTGGCGAGATTGGCATTGGCGTGGTTGCTGCATCAGAAGGTAGTAACGACGGTGATAATCGGGGCGAAGCGTCCGGATCAGTTGGCCGATAATATAGCAGCGGTGGATGTGGTGCTGAGTGAGGAAGAGTTGAAGCAATTGGATGAGGTGAGTAAGTTGGCGGCGGAGTATCCGGGGTGGATGTTGGAGCGACAGGGAGCGAATAGATAAAGAACCAAATAGATAAGTGAGCGAATAGATAATAAGGAATGATCGGATTAATCCGCAATACGATCATTCTTTCCAGCCCCGAACAAATGTCGGCTTCGTTGACATTTGTTCGGGGCATTGTTATTGTACTCCTTTCTTAAAAATATTACCACCATGATGAATGAACAACAATACCAGGAATGCATCAATGCATGTATGGAATGTGCCAACACATGTGATTATTGCGCTTCATCCTGTTTGAATGAGGCGAATGTAATAAATTTGCGCCGCTGTATCCGCTTAGATTTAGAGTGTGCAGCTATATGCCGAATGGCGGCAGAGGTGATGAGTTTGAATGGACAGTTTAGTGAGCAGGTTTGTAATTTATGTGCGGAGGTATGTCATGCTTGTGCGGACGAGTGCCAGCGACATGCGGATATGGGTATGGAGCATTGCAGGGAGTGTGCGGAAGCGTGTAGGAAGTGTGCTGCTGCGTGTGAAGAGATGGCCCACCATGCAGTTAGACAGGTAAGATAGCTTTAAATATTTTTTGTTTTACCATCGCCCAATAACGCCCATGATGGCTGATTGACACAGGTTGATTATCTATCATGGGCATACCATTCTCATCTTTATAGTATTTAATCGTGGGATCTTTACACACCTCTAATTGTGGAAATAATTCAGGATTTGCGACAGCAATGGTGTGGATGAATTCGTCAGTAATTTCACTTTTAATAAAAAACTTCTCCCCTTCATACTTAAATATATTTTCAGAGAACCAGGTAATAGACAATGGCGCATAGCGGCGTTGTAAAGTAGCCCTGTTTATAATTTTGTACACTGATTCTTTAGCGCTCCATAACCACCAGACTGTTTTGTCATCTTTGATTAAAGATTGCTCTTCCGGGGTAAAAATTTTGGAGAGGTAATTGGGTCTTCGCCAATTACTCTCCACAGCGGCAGTGCGCAGGTCTATGATATCATTACCGATTAAGGGGATCTTGATATTATTTATGATCAGGTTATCCGTGACACCAGACCCCATCATGCCAGCTTCGTTTCTATGATTTCTATGGCGGATTTTACATTCACCATTTTCTCCATAGATTCATTATCAATCACAATATTATACTTCTCCTCCACATCCAATATCACATCCACCAGATTGGCAGAATTAATTTTCAGATCATTAATAAAATCTGTATTCTCATTAATATTCGCCAGTGCTTCTTCGTCTTTTGCATAAGGCTTTACAATAGCTTTCAGCTCGGCAATTAAGGTTTCTTTATCCATTGATATATTTTTTCAAGATTACACAGGCATTGACATCTCCAAATCCAAAACTTGCCTTGGCGATGATATTTAAATTTACATTTATTAACTCACGGGGAACGCAGGCTTCATCAATAATAGCACTGATTTCAGGATGCAGGTCTTCACAATTGATATTCGGGAAAAGGAAGCCTTCTTTCAGTTGCAACACAGCAGCGACCAGTTCTATACTCCCGGCCCCACTCAGACAATGTCCTATCATTCCTTTCAGGGCATTGATATAAGGGAACTCTTTTCCTGCACGACCCAGCGCCTTACTCCAATTTTCAATTTCCAGCGAGTCCTTGCTGGTAGCGGTCAGGTGACCATTAATAGCGTCTATATCACTACCTGTAATACCTGCCTGGGCCATGGCCTGGGTAATGCAACGTTGCACGGCTACGCTGTTAGGAGCTGTCATAGTGCCATCGCCTCTTTGTCCGCCGGAATTGACATGACCACCTAATATTTCTGCATAGATGGCAGCCCCTCTTTCCAGAGCGCTATCCAGAGATTCTAATAATAACGCTCCGGCCCCACTGCCTGGTACAAACCCGCTGGCAGAAGCGCTCATGGGTCGTGAACCCTGGGTAGGAGTATCGTTATGTTTATAGGTACATACTTTCAGTGCATCAAATCCACCCCAGATATAAGGTCCGGCATCGCTGGTACTACCTGCGATCATTCTTTTTGCCTGCCCGTTTTTGATACGTTCAAATGCCATGAGCACAGATTCAGCACCGGTGGTACAGGCAGAGGAATTTGTCGTGACCTGGTTGCCGAGGCCCAGTTTACCTCCCAGCCAGGCGCTGATGCCACTGGCCATGGTTTGTAGTACAACGGTGCTGCCGAGTCTTCTTACCTGTAAGGAATCTACTTTATAGATGGCTTCTCTTAGTTTATCCAGGCCGGAGGAGCCGGCGCCAAAGATGATGCCGCTGTCCCAATCAGGGTCGGGACCTTCGGTTGGTTGGAGGCCTGCATCTCTCCATGCATCGATGCCAGCTATCAGCCCATATAAGATACCGTTGCTATTAAAATTCCGGAGCTCAAGCGGATCAAGGTATTGTAATTGCAATTCATCAGATACTTCCGGCTTACCGGCTATCTGACAGGAAAATTGTAATTCAGCCAGTTGAGGATCATGGCGGATGCCAGAGGTGCCGGTTCTAAGGGCTTCTGTAAAAGCTGGTATGCCTACTCCGTTTGGAGCGGCTACGCCTAAACCCGTGATGACAACTCTATTGCTCATAATTTGTTTTATTGCTGTTATTCAGCGAATGGCTTTGCAATCAACATCCCGGAAATAACCCCTGCACACACTTCCCTCCCAGCCTCATTCCGCATACTCACCTTACACTTCAATTTCCCAAACCGGAAATACTGCTTCTCAGAAGTCACCGTTACCTTCTCTCCCGGAAACACTGGATGCATAAACTCTATTTCTGTAGCCGTCAACCCAAACGCCATACCGGAGCCTTCAGGAACACCACCTTTGATATAAATACCAAGGCATACCAGGCCAATCTGTGCCATCGTCTCGGTAAGTACAACCCCTGGGGTAACCGGAAATCCTTTAAAGTGTCCTTTATAAAAATCCATGTCTGCATGGTACGTAAAATGCCCAACCACCTTATCACAATCAATATAATCCAACCCATCCACAAATAGGAATGGCGGAGAATAAGGCAGGAAATGAAGTATCTCGTGTGTAGTCATGATCTAACATATATGTGCGCCTCCGTCCACTGGAATGATAGCGCCATTGATCCAGGCAGCTTCATCTTTACATAAAAGGTAAACAACATTAGCTACATCTTCGGGGGTCGTGAGCCGCTGGAAAGGACTGCGGGCTTCGCTCCAGGCGATCAATTGATCGCTACCGGGTATAAGTTGCAGGGAACGGGTATTAGTAGTACCTGCCTGGATACAATTTGCACGAATGCCAAGGGGCGCGAATTCCAGGGCAATATTCCGGCTGATGGCTTCCAGTGCCGCTTTGGCGGCAGATACGGCAGCGTAATGCTTCCATGCACGGTGACTACCTTCGCTGGTGAAGGATAGTACACGGGCATCAGTAGCAAACAGGTTCCTGAGAGACACATCTTTTACCCAATCATAGAGGCTGTAGGCCATACTATCGAGGGTAATGCGAAAATCATCTGTACTGAGGGTCGCTCCGCTGGCAGGAGGCATGGCTTTGATCTTATCACTGTCAATGCTGGACGCAATGCCATTATCAAGGCCCCTAACGTTGAGACGATCACTGCTACTCACACCTGCCGTCACCATCGCCTTCAGCGTCCCTCTCGCAATGCTATGCACCAAACATCTTACTTTCCCCTCTTCTCCCATACTACTCTCCAAACGCTCCAATATCTGCATACGCTTATCTGCGCGGGTCACATCTGCATTAAAAGTAATCACCTGCACCCCCATCTCTCTTATCCCTTCAAACCCGGCATTCACCTTTTCCATCTCTACCCCGGGATCACGATGAATAATACACAGATTCATACCATGAGCAGCAAGTTTTTGAGCAGCTGCAAGGCCAAGGCCCGAACTACCACCAAGAATGATCGCCCAATAATGATGATCGCTGAATTCGTTTGCCATTATACTAGTACTGAAATACTTCCTTTATTGCTAAAATAATGATTTTAAACAATAGCCTTACCATTGCAACAAAATCCGCTGCGCCGAGAACCCCGGTCCAAAACTCAACATCAACCCTTTCTCCCCTTCCGGCACCTTCCTGTCCATAAACCTTTCCAACACATACAACACCGTCGCACTCGACATATTCCCATACGCCCTTAACACCTCCTTCGTATCATC is a genomic window of Chitinophaga sp. LS1 containing:
- a CDS encoding GNAT family N-acetyltransferase; the encoded protein is MEEVVIRLNQKNHGAFYLMLDNEQVGEMMIGIDGEVLTAFHTEIHHTQEGKGLAKHLLNAMVAYAREHKLKVRPLCMYVLAQFKRHPEEYADIWLQQ
- a CDS encoding alpha/beta hydrolase, which produces MTHQKNIVTAGVPLTQAKKALIMIHGRGASAQDIISLATYLNVGDYALLAPQASGHTWYPYSFMAPVAQNEPGLSSAITVLESIVADVIAAGIPATNIYFMGFSQGACLTLEYVTRHAQQYGGVVAFTGGLIGASLEMSNYNGDFAGTPVFIGSSDPDMHVPVTRVRESETIMKTMGADITVKVYPGMGHTVSQDEVETANALVFK
- a CDS encoding Crp/Fnr family transcriptional regulator — translated: MFEALDQFVSKYIKLTSEETEIFHSLLEFKKVKKKQFLLREGEICQFEAFILKGCIRTYYVDKSGTETILNFAVEGWWVSDLSSFSEQQPSSQNIETLEDSELLVINFENKKILFDVIPAFEKVFRILVQRSLGVMQQRFYATLTQTAEERYLAFIDKYPQVVQRVPQHQIARYIGVSPEFLSKVRSTMYKKP
- a CDS encoding aldo/keto reductase produces the protein MKYNLLGHTGLKVSELCLGTMTFGGKDKGIWTAIGQVEQDGVNELIKSAVDAGINFIDTANVYSEGLSEELTGKAIRQLGLDRDELVIATKVRGRMGPGPNQVGLTRKHILQQVDQSLQRLQMDYIDLYQIHGFDPVTPLEETLSALDTLVKSGKVRYIGASNLAAWQLMKALSYSQYKEVARFVSLQAYYTIAGRDLEREIVPLLLDQQVGLMVWSPLAGGLLSGKYKRDQQGPEGSRRVAFDFPPVNKEKAFDILDVMQEIADSKQVSVARLALAWLLHQKVVTTVIIGAKRPDQLADNIAAVDVVLSEEELKQLDEVSKLAAEYPGWMLERQGANR
- a CDS encoding four-helix bundle copper-binding protein, which codes for MMNEQQYQECINACMECANTCDYCASSCLNEANVINLRRCIRLDLECAAICRMAAEVMSLNGQFSEQVCNLCAEVCHACADECQRHADMGMEHCRECAEACRKCAAACEEMAHHAVRQVR
- a CDS encoding 4'-phosphopantetheinyl transferase superfamily protein — its product is MMGSGVTDNLIINNIKIPLIGNDIIDLRTAAVESNWRRPNYLSKIFTPEEQSLIKDDKTVWWLWSAKESVYKIINRATLQRRYAPLSITWFSENIFKYEGEKFFIKSEITDEFIHTIAVANPELFPQLEVCKDPTIKYYKDENGMPMIDNQPVSISHHGRYWAMVKQKIFKAILPV
- a CDS encoding acyl carrier protein, with protein sequence MDKETLIAELKAIVKPYAKDEEALANINENTDFINDLKINSANLVDVILDVEEKYNIVIDNESMEKMVNVKSAIEIIETKLA
- a CDS encoding beta-ketoacyl-[acyl-carrier-protein] synthase family protein, which translates into the protein MSNRVVITGLGVAAPNGVGIPAFTEALRTGTSGIRHDPQLAELQFSCQIAGKPEVSDELQLQYLDPLELRNFNSNGILYGLIAGIDAWRDAGLQPTEGPDPDWDSGIIFGAGSSGLDKLREAIYKVDSLQVRRLGSTVVLQTMASGISAWLGGKLGLGNQVTTNSSACTTGAESVLMAFERIKNGQAKRMIAGSTSDAGPYIWGGFDALKVCTYKHNDTPTQGSRPMSASASGFVPGSGAGALLLESLDSALERGAAIYAEILGGHVNSGGQRGDGTMTAPNSVAVQRCITQAMAQAGITGSDIDAINGHLTATSKDSLEIENWSKALGRAGKEFPYINALKGMIGHCLSGAGSIELVAAVLQLKEGFLFPNINCEDLHPEISAIIDEACVPRELINVNLNIIAKASFGFGDVNACVILKKYING
- a CDS encoding 3-hydroxyacyl-ACP dehydratase FabZ family protein, translating into MTTHEILHFLPYSPPFLFVDGLDYIDCDKVVGHFTYHADMDFYKGHFKGFPVTPGVVLTETMAQIGLVCLGIYIKGGVPEGSGMAFGLTATEIEFMHPVFPGEKVTVTSEKQYFRFGKLKCKVSMRNEAGREVCAGVISGMLIAKPFAE
- a CDS encoding SDR family oxidoreductase — protein: MANEFSDHHYWAIILGGSSGLGLAAAQKLAAHGMNLCIIHRDPGVEMEKVNAGFEGIREMGVQVITFNADVTRADKRMQILERLESSMGEEGKVRCLVHSIARGTLKAMVTAGVSSSDRLNVRGLDNGIASSIDSDKIKAMPPASGATLSTDDFRITLDSMAYSLYDWVKDVSLRNLFATDARVLSFTSEGSHRAWKHYAAVSAAKAALEAISRNIALEFAPLGIRANCIQAGTTNTRSLQLIPGSDQLIAWSEARSPFQRLTTPEDVANVVYLLCKDEAAWINGAIIPVDGGAHIC